The Bos indicus isolate NIAB-ARS_2022 breed Sahiwal x Tharparkar chromosome 28, NIAB-ARS_B.indTharparkar_mat_pri_1.0, whole genome shotgun sequence genome has a window encoding:
- the PRXL2A gene encoding peroxiredoxin-like 2A isoform X1, protein MSFLQDPSFFGMGMWSIGAGAIGVAALALLLANTDMFLAKPEKAALEYLEDIDLKTLEKDAVTFKAKALWEKNGAVIMAVRRPGCFLCREEATDLSSLKPKLDELGVPLYAVVKEHIKNEVKDFQPYFKGEIFLDENKKFYGPQRRKMMFMGFVRLGVWQNFFRAWNGGFSGNLDGEGFILGGVFVMGPGKQGILLEHREKEFGDKVNLTSVLEAARKIRPQTSASEKQ, encoded by the exons ATGTCTTTCCTCCAGGATCCCAGTTTCTTCGGCATGGGAATGTGGTCCATTGGTGCGGGGGCCATAGGAGTCGCTGCCTTGGCACTGCTCCTGGCCAACACAGACATGTTTCTGGCCAAGCCCGAGAAAGCAGCATTGGAGTATCTGGAGGACATAGACCTGAAAACACTGGAGAAGG ATGCAGTAACTTTTAAAGCGAAGGCGCTCTGGGAGAAGAATGGAGCTGTGATTATGGCTGTGCGGAGGCCAGGCTGCTTCCTCTGTCGGGAG GAGGCTACAGATTTGTCCTCCCTGAAGCCCAAGTTGGATGAGCTGGGCGTCCCCCTCTATGCAGTGGTAAAGGAGCACATCAAGAATGAAGTTAAGGACTTCCAGCCTTATTTCAAAGGAGAAATCTTCCTGGATGAAAAT AAAAAGTTCTATGGCCCACAGAGACGGAAGATGATGTTCATGGGATTTGTCCGTCTGGGCGTCTGGCAAAACTTCTTCCGGGCCTGGAATGGAGGCTTTTCTGGAAACCTGGACGGCGAGGGCTTCATTCTTGGGGGAGTCTTTGTGATGGGACCAGGAAAGCAG GGCATTCTTCTCGAGCACCGAGAAAAAGAATTTGGAGACAAAGTAAATCTGACTTCTGTTCTGGAAGCTGCTAGGAAGATCAGACCACAGACTTCGGCCTCAGAGAAGCAATGA
- the PRXL2A gene encoding peroxiredoxin-like 2A isoform X2, whose protein sequence is MGMWSIGAGAIGVAALALLLANTDMFLAKPEKAALEYLEDIDLKTLEKDAVTFKAKALWEKNGAVIMAVRRPGCFLCREEATDLSSLKPKLDELGVPLYAVVKEHIKNEVKDFQPYFKGEIFLDENKKFYGPQRRKMMFMGFVRLGVWQNFFRAWNGGFSGNLDGEGFILGGVFVMGPGKQGILLEHREKEFGDKVNLTSVLEAARKIRPQTSASEKQ, encoded by the exons ATGGGAATGTGGTCCATTGGTGCGGGGGCCATAGGAGTCGCTGCCTTGGCACTGCTCCTGGCCAACACAGACATGTTTCTGGCCAAGCCCGAGAAAGCAGCATTGGAGTATCTGGAGGACATAGACCTGAAAACACTGGAGAAGG ATGCAGTAACTTTTAAAGCGAAGGCGCTCTGGGAGAAGAATGGAGCTGTGATTATGGCTGTGCGGAGGCCAGGCTGCTTCCTCTGTCGGGAG GAGGCTACAGATTTGTCCTCCCTGAAGCCCAAGTTGGATGAGCTGGGCGTCCCCCTCTATGCAGTGGTAAAGGAGCACATCAAGAATGAAGTTAAGGACTTCCAGCCTTATTTCAAAGGAGAAATCTTCCTGGATGAAAAT AAAAAGTTCTATGGCCCACAGAGACGGAAGATGATGTTCATGGGATTTGTCCGTCTGGGCGTCTGGCAAAACTTCTTCCGGGCCTGGAATGGAGGCTTTTCTGGAAACCTGGACGGCGAGGGCTTCATTCTTGGGGGAGTCTTTGTGATGGGACCAGGAAAGCAG GGCATTCTTCTCGAGCACCGAGAAAAAGAATTTGGAGACAAAGTAAATCTGACTTCTGTTCTGGAAGCTGCTAGGAAGATCAGACCACAGACTTCGGCCTCAGAGAAGCAATGA